A window from Pyrococcus yayanosii CH1 encodes these proteins:
- the pyrB gene encoding aspartate carbamoyltransferase — MEWKGRDIISIRDFSKEDIEFVLETAERLERELREKGHLEYAKGKILATLFFEPSTRTRLSFESAMHRLGGAVIGFAEASTTSVKKGESLRDTIKTVEQYSDVIVIRHPKEGAARLAAEVAEIPVINAGDGSNQHPTQTLLDLYTIKKEFGRIDGLKIGLLGDLKYGRTTHSLAEALSFYDVELYLISPELLRMPRHIVEELRERGVKVKETSDLEAVIGELDVLYVTRIQKERFPDEQEYLKVKGSYQVNLAILAKAKENLKVMHPLPRVDEIHPEVDGTPHAIYFKQVFNGVPVRMALLGLVLGVI, encoded by the coding sequence ATGGAGTGGAAGGGTAGGGACATTATAAGCATTAGGGACTTCTCGAAGGAGGACATAGAATTCGTTCTTGAGACTGCAGAGAGGCTTGAGAGAGAGCTCAGGGAGAAGGGCCACCTCGAATACGCGAAGGGCAAGATCCTGGCGACGCTGTTCTTTGAACCTTCGACGAGGACAAGGCTGAGCTTCGAGAGTGCCATGCATAGGCTAGGTGGGGCAGTTATAGGCTTCGCAGAGGCTTCTACGACCAGTGTCAAGAAGGGAGAAAGCTTGAGGGACACGATAAAGACCGTGGAACAGTACAGTGACGTCATAGTGATAAGGCACCCCAAGGAGGGTGCCGCCCGCTTAGCAGCAGAGGTTGCCGAAATCCCCGTTATAAATGCTGGCGACGGTAGCAACCAGCATCCGACCCAGACGCTCCTCGACCTCTACACGATTAAGAAGGAGTTCGGCCGGATAGACGGTCTCAAGATCGGGCTCCTCGGAGATCTGAAGTATGGCAGGACCACCCACAGCCTCGCCGAAGCATTGAGCTTCTACGACGTTGAGTTGTACCTGATATCGCCCGAGCTCCTCAGGATGCCGAGGCATATAGTTGAGGAGCTCCGCGAGAGGGGCGTTAAGGTTAAGGAGACGAGCGACCTTGAGGCTGTCATAGGCGAGCTGGACGTCCTCTACGTGACGAGGATTCAGAAGGAGCGCTTCCCAGACGAGCAGGAGTACCTCAAGGTTAAGGGGAGTTACCAGGTCAACCTTGCGATCCTCGCGAAGGCCAAAGAGAACCTGAAGGTCATGCACCCGCTCCCGAGGGTTGATGAGATTCACCCAGAGGTAGATGGGACACCACACGCGATATACTTCAAGCAGGTCTTCAACGGTGTCCCTGTTAGGATGGCCCTCCTCGGGCTCGTTCTGGGGGTGATTTGA
- the pyrI gene encoding aspartate carbamoyltransferase regulatory subunit, with amino-acid sequence MAELKVSAIREGTVIDHISAGKGLKVIEILGLGRLNGGAVLLAMNVPSKKLGRKDIVKVEGRFLSEEEVNKIALIAPSATVNIIRDYKVVEKFKVEVPDVIEGILRCANPNCITNHEYVTTKFYVINKEPLKVRCYYCERTMEEDEILANL; translated from the coding sequence ATGGCCGAGCTCAAGGTTTCGGCCATTAGGGAAGGTACCGTGATAGACCACATCTCCGCGGGCAAAGGGCTGAAGGTTATAGAGATACTGGGACTTGGGAGGCTCAACGGCGGGGCTGTCCTCCTCGCCATGAACGTCCCCAGCAAGAAGCTTGGGCGCAAGGATATAGTCAAGGTTGAAGGCCGCTTTTTAAGCGAGGAGGAGGTTAACAAGATAGCCCTCATCGCTCCAAGCGCTACCGTGAACATCATAAGGGACTACAAGGTCGTGGAGAAGTTCAAGGTTGAGGTTCCGGACGTCATAGAGGGAATACTCCGGTGTGCAAACCCTAACTGCATAACGAACCATGAATACGTCACCACGAAATTTTACGTCATCAACAAGGAGCCCCTTAAGGTTAGGTGCTACTACTGCGAGAGGACAATGGAAGAAGACGAGATTCTGGCAAACCTCTAA
- a CDS encoding S8 family serine peptidase, with protein sequence MSKRALSVLVALLMLVSAVPLFTPAAANEQSFNVQESPADNILDLQIQRLKLSQEDTLRLIVAPKDGYEMEVYEALKKLGHVDPISKPEYKFIVVELPKDKLDALKSIPGIFRVWKDRIVKLPEPEKREEYLEKLAVNSEDMEKPSMFMSVYTIDAVKAWQDYGVYGDGVIVAVLDTGVDVAHPFLQIDLNGERKIIDIYDASDEGIVEIYYNTSTVTDGYITVNKIVQIDWGSYYLYYGHQTRYTEYTLTSYYVGNIPGNRYYIGLLPERYFDFNNFNAAPNDPYNLGLFGDLSDVYPVLIVNQSGNFIAYIDTDLDNNFTDETPMRLFDDTGDYIQFPETMVTVAFARFYPEDGYAIFMWDSHGHGTHVSGTIAGVGLSNDPVFNGVYGVAPNAKLIEVKVLPGEGGFGRTSWIINGMIYAAVYGPDEVPMSGDEADVISMSLGGLREYNDGLETPYSFYVNYLTDYYGVVFSIAAGNEGPTTNTVGAPADSDLAITVGNYWESERWELLYGFPGVVNGPAMSSSRGPRMDGLLDPDVIAPGTAIFSSLPMWYTVLYGDPYRYYGFWSGTSMATPHVSGAVALMISYAREKGIRYDPIMIKRALELTAKPVNGTLIDQGFGLIQVDKAIAKLEELSQEPTTYIYAGTTFTSFKDIMGEKEIPLSKYHVQLGSYFYNLGLPYLYRGVYIRNERPRVVPIYFYPMDYIPGHGLNLTKSVKGYRISTSVDWIIPNVTWVEAGGSTPGRFSIFIDYSKLQKSGTYVGLIYIDDPSTSYIDGYVAVTVDIPMNLNGESSAKLSDTGRPGEAKHYFFEVPRGTQELRITLRLKTDENGNPMGRTKLVIASPTGRVIYDGPYVGAIEETTEYTWVVRNPAEGVWEITAYTSVITKYYTGLDESYYEIEVQAYSVALKPELIKTDIKEPGTVEVPVEVMNFNGAPISVDIAGYGLNVADPEIMQLQITPDSPILQGPFQVNENDYYIEFGITSPEDPYNADLDLIVYYFPTLADLNNFLNGQEAEYTVYYDQVGPTNEEVFRMFKPAPGYYLVVIDPWYLAYPMEFTFYYRILSDNGDVVVNPTSVSLEQGESVTVTAEVTAPSEGTFLGIIGVSEAGTGTPLTYAPMIIQVGKPEMVAVLYGTPVLGEKSKMTLVLLDRATLEPVTGPTTVVINGETYYTENGRVDFYYTPTNLGAVTFDVQVISDEYKDVHRVITRTVAEPTAVRAAEGHIVLGAGQITSVDSAPGRITMTLNGETGEWSTVIITLPRGSRVTGVSGTNIVDYQVIYGSNNVYVIATVKFASTATVTVTYKTPEMVLQGMIQIWYMKYLAYSRRFNDLYEEAKALGVSEDILEQAVKYKAEAEQYFEEFMKYGSPYRAGIVGIKYIRKAYLSMREAIKILEQAIEEAKS encoded by the coding sequence ATGAGTAAAAGGGCACTAAGCGTTCTCGTGGCACTACTTATGTTGGTCTCAGCGGTGCCCCTCTTCACCCCGGCGGCCGCCAATGAGCAGTCATTCAACGTTCAAGAATCCCCAGCCGATAACATCCTTGACCTGCAGATACAGAGGCTCAAGCTGTCCCAAGAGGACACGCTAAGGCTCATAGTGGCTCCGAAGGACGGCTACGAGATGGAGGTATACGAGGCCCTCAAGAAGCTCGGTCACGTTGACCCGATAAGCAAGCCCGAATACAAGTTCATCGTCGTTGAGCTCCCAAAGGATAAGCTTGACGCCCTCAAGAGCATTCCAGGAATCTTCAGGGTGTGGAAAGACAGGATCGTTAAGCTTCCAGAACCAGAAAAGAGGGAGGAGTACCTTGAAAAGCTCGCCGTCAACTCCGAAGATATGGAGAAGCCAAGCATGTTCATGAGCGTTTACACGATTGATGCCGTTAAGGCGTGGCAGGACTACGGTGTCTACGGTGATGGCGTTATCGTCGCTGTTCTTGACACGGGCGTTGACGTTGCTCACCCCTTCCTCCAGATTGACCTCAACGGCGAGAGGAAGATAATTGATATATACGATGCCAGTGACGAGGGAATTGTCGAAATATACTACAACACGAGCACTGTCACGGATGGTTATATAACTGTTAACAAGATCGTTCAGATTGACTGGGGGTCCTACTATCTCTATTACGGTCACCAGACAAGGTACACTGAATATACTCTGACAAGCTACTACGTCGGCAACATCCCAGGAAACAGGTACTACATTGGTCTCCTGCCTGAGAGGTACTTCGACTTCAACAACTTCAACGCCGCTCCCAATGACCCCTATAACCTCGGGCTCTTTGGCGACCTCAGCGACGTGTATCCGGTTCTCATAGTTAACCAGAGCGGTAACTTCATAGCCTACATCGACACTGACCTCGACAACAACTTTACGGACGAAACCCCGATGAGGCTCTTCGACGACACTGGGGACTACATTCAGTTCCCAGAGACGATGGTCACCGTAGCCTTTGCCCGGTTCTATCCCGAGGATGGCTACGCCATCTTTATGTGGGATAGCCACGGTCACGGAACCCACGTCAGTGGTACCATAGCTGGAGTTGGCCTTTCGAACGACCCTGTATTCAACGGCGTCTATGGCGTTGCCCCCAACGCCAAGCTCATTGAGGTCAAAGTCCTTCCTGGTGAGGGAGGCTTTGGTCGGACGAGCTGGATAATAAATGGAATGATATACGCAGCCGTTTACGGCCCCGATGAAGTCCCAATGAGCGGCGATGAAGCTGATGTCATAAGCATGTCCCTTGGCGGCCTTAGGGAGTACAATGATGGACTTGAGACTCCTTACAGTTTCTATGTCAACTACCTGACTGACTACTATGGCGTTGTCTTCAGCATAGCCGCTGGAAACGAGGGTCCAACGACAAATACAGTCGGAGCTCCAGCAGATAGCGACTTGGCTATAACGGTTGGAAACTATTGGGAGAGCGAAAGGTGGGAGCTCTTATATGGATTCCCTGGAGTAGTTAATGGACCTGCAATGAGCTCATCCAGAGGTCCTAGGATGGACGGTCTCCTCGATCCAGACGTCATAGCCCCAGGAACTGCTATCTTCTCGAGTCTTCCGATGTGGTACACGGTTCTCTACGGGGACCCATACAGGTATTACGGATTCTGGAGCGGAACCTCGATGGCCACCCCGCACGTCAGCGGTGCCGTTGCCCTAATGATAAGCTACGCGAGGGAGAAGGGCATCAGGTACGATCCGATAATGATAAAGCGTGCCCTCGAGCTCACCGCGAAGCCCGTCAACGGAACACTCATAGACCAAGGCTTCGGTCTCATTCAGGTTGACAAGGCCATAGCCAAACTCGAAGAGCTCAGCCAGGAGCCGACCACGTACATCTATGCCGGAACTACCTTCACGAGCTTCAAGGACATTATGGGAGAGAAAGAGATACCGCTCTCCAAGTATCATGTCCAACTTGGCAGCTACTTCTACAACCTCGGCCTGCCGTACCTCTACCGTGGTGTCTACATAAGGAACGAGAGGCCGCGCGTCGTGCCTATATACTTCTACCCGATGGACTACATCCCCGGCCACGGACTTAACCTGACGAAATCTGTCAAGGGATACAGGATAAGCACAAGCGTTGACTGGATAATCCCGAACGTCACTTGGGTCGAAGCAGGCGGCTCGACGCCCGGAAGGTTCTCCATATTCATAGACTATTCCAAGCTCCAGAAGAGCGGAACGTACGTCGGCCTCATATACATCGATGACCCGAGCACCAGCTACATCGATGGTTACGTCGCCGTCACCGTGGACATACCCATGAACCTCAACGGCGAGAGCTCCGCGAAGCTCAGTGACACCGGAAGACCTGGTGAAGCAAAGCACTACTTCTTCGAGGTTCCAAGAGGAACCCAGGAGCTCCGCATTACACTTCGCCTCAAGACGGATGAGAACGGCAACCCAATGGGTAGAACAAAACTCGTCATTGCAAGTCCAACGGGCAGGGTTATCTACGATGGGCCTTATGTTGGAGCTATAGAGGAAACAACCGAATATACGTGGGTAGTCAGGAATCCTGCCGAAGGCGTCTGGGAGATAACGGCCTACACGAGCGTCATAACTAAGTATTACACTGGCCTTGACGAATCCTATTACGAGATTGAAGTGCAAGCATACTCAGTCGCACTTAAGCCAGAGCTTATAAAGACGGACATAAAGGAGCCTGGAACCGTTGAAGTGCCGGTGGAGGTAATGAACTTCAACGGTGCCCCAATTAGCGTGGATATCGCTGGATACGGTCTCAATGTAGCGGATCCTGAAATAATGCAGCTCCAAATAACACCAGACAGTCCAATACTACAGGGCCCATTCCAGGTGAATGAAAACGACTACTACATAGAGTTTGGCATAACATCGCCGGAAGACCCATACAACGCGGACCTTGACCTTATAGTCTACTACTTCCCAACTTTAGCTGACCTTAACAACTTCCTCAATGGCCAAGAGGCCGAGTACACGGTCTACTACGACCAAGTTGGTCCAACGAACGAAGAGGTATTCAGAATGTTCAAGCCTGCTCCCGGGTATTACCTCGTCGTCATAGACCCATGGTACTTGGCCTATCCCATGGAGTTCACGTTCTACTACCGTATCCTCAGCGATAATGGGGATGTTGTCGTCAATCCAACGAGTGTAAGTCTTGAGCAAGGAGAGTCCGTGACCGTCACGGCTGAAGTAACGGCACCAAGCGAAGGAACGTTCCTTGGCATAATTGGAGTAAGCGAGGCTGGAACGGGAACACCGCTAACTTACGCTCCAATGATCATCCAGGTCGGCAAGCCCGAGATGGTCGCAGTGCTCTACGGAACGCCCGTACTTGGCGAAAAGAGCAAGATGACCCTCGTGCTCCTCGACAGGGCCACCCTTGAGCCCGTGACTGGGCCCACCACCGTCGTGATAAACGGCGAGACCTATTACACCGAGAACGGCAGGGTTGATTTCTACTACACGCCGACCAACCTAGGTGCAGTCACCTTCGACGTTCAGGTGATCAGCGATGAGTACAAGGATGTCCATAGGGTAATCACCAGAACCGTCGCCGAACCCACCGCAGTCAGGGCGGCTGAGGGACACATAGTCCTTGGAGCCGGTCAGATAACCAGCGTTGACTCGGCCCCGGGAAGAATCACCATGACGCTTAATGGAGAGACCGGCGAGTGGAGCACCGTCATCATCACGCTTCCGAGGGGCTCCAGGGTTACGGGCGTCAGTGGCACTAACATCGTTGACTACCAAGTTATCTACGGTAGCAACAACGTCTACGTAATCGCCACTGTGAAATTCGCCTCCACGGCCACTGTAACGGTTACCTACAAGACGCCCGAAATGGTTCTGCAGGGCATGATTCAGATATGGTACATGAAGTACCTCGCATACAGCAGGAGGTTCAACGACCTTTACGAAGAAGCCAAGGCGCTCGGCGTCAGTGAGGACATCCTCGAGCAGGCCGTCAAGTACAAGGCTGAGGCCGAGCAGTACTTCGAGGAGTTCATGAAGTACGGTTCACCATACAGGGCCGGCATAGTGGGCATCAAGTACATCAGGAAGGCCTACCTGAGCATGAGGGAGGCCATAAAGATACTGGAGCAGGCCATAGAAGAGGCCAAGAGCTGA
- a CDS encoding M20 metallopeptidase family protein: MNFDPLKEALAIKDQIISWRRDFHMHPELGYEEERTSKIVEEHLREWGYRIKRVGTGIIAEIGEGKVVALRADMDALPIQEENDVPYKSRVPGKMHACGHDAHTAMLLGAAKIIAEHSDALPNRVRLIFQPAEEGGNGALKMIEAGALENVEAIFGIHVWAELESGLIGIREGPFLAGVGKFWAKVTGKGGHGAAPHLSNDPIPTAAEMVLALQRIVSREVDPLKSAVVTVGRISGGTAFNIIPESVELEGTYRFFEPKVGRLVEKRIREILEGIARAHNTKLELSIEELGPPTVNDPSMAAFVKKVAEGLGLKTSEVRQTMGAEDFAFYLQKVPGTFIALGIKNEEKGIVYPHHHPKFDVDEDALPFGTALEVGIAFML; this comes from the coding sequence ATGAACTTCGACCCCCTGAAGGAAGCCCTTGCCATAAAGGACCAGATAATAAGCTGGAGAAGGGACTTCCACATGCACCCCGAGCTCGGCTATGAGGAGGAAAGGACGTCAAAAATTGTGGAAGAGCATCTGAGAGAGTGGGGCTACAGGATTAAGAGGGTCGGCACTGGCATAATAGCCGAGATCGGCGAGGGAAAGGTGGTTGCCCTCAGGGCCGACATGGACGCCCTGCCCATTCAGGAAGAGAACGACGTTCCCTATAAATCCCGGGTTCCTGGGAAGATGCACGCCTGTGGTCATGATGCCCATACCGCCATGCTCCTTGGAGCTGCAAAAATAATCGCGGAGCATTCCGATGCCTTGCCAAACAGGGTTCGCCTGATATTCCAGCCGGCTGAGGAGGGAGGCAACGGGGCCCTGAAGATGATTGAGGCTGGAGCCCTGGAGAATGTCGAGGCTATATTCGGCATTCACGTCTGGGCGGAGCTAGAATCGGGCCTCATCGGCATTAGGGAAGGCCCCTTCCTCGCTGGTGTAGGCAAGTTCTGGGCTAAGGTTACGGGCAAGGGCGGACACGGTGCAGCCCCCCACCTGTCAAACGACCCGATTCCGACAGCAGCTGAAATGGTTTTGGCACTTCAGAGGATAGTGAGCAGGGAAGTGGACCCGCTTAAGAGTGCCGTAGTCACGGTGGGTAGGATAAGTGGCGGGACAGCCTTTAACATCATACCGGAGAGCGTCGAGCTCGAGGGCACCTACAGGTTCTTCGAGCCCAAGGTCGGCAGGCTGGTGGAGAAGAGGATAAGAGAAATCCTTGAGGGAATAGCTAGGGCTCATAACACGAAACTGGAGCTTTCCATTGAGGAGCTTGGCCCGCCCACCGTAAACGACCCTAGTATGGCCGCTTTCGTCAAGAAGGTCGCGGAGGGGCTTGGGCTGAAGACGAGCGAAGTTAGGCAAACGATGGGGGCTGAAGACTTTGCATTCTACCTCCAGAAAGTTCCCGGGACTTTCATAGCTCTGGGAATAAAGAACGAAGAGAAGGGAATAGTGTACCCACATCACCATCCGAAGTTCGACGTGGATGAGGATGCCTTGCCCTTTGGAACAGCGCTCGAAGTTGGGATAGCTTTCATGCTTTAA
- the dph5 gene encoding diphthine synthase — MALYFIGLGLYDESDITLKGIETARKCDYIFAEFYTSLMAGTTLERIERLIGKPIRVLSREEVELHFEDIVLPKAKEGDVAFLTAGDPMVATTHAELRIRAKQMGVESYVIHAPSIYSAVAITGLQIYKFGKSATVAYPEKNWFPTSHYDVIKENKERGLHTLLFLDIKAEQNRYMRANEAMEILLRVEEMKKGGVFTPDTLVVILARAGSLNPTLRAGYVKDLIGEDFGSPPHVLIVPGRLHIVEAEYLVAFAGAPEEILEKRL, encoded by the coding sequence ATGGCCCTCTACTTCATAGGGCTCGGCCTCTACGATGAGAGCGATATAACGCTGAAGGGCATCGAGACCGCGAGGAAGTGCGACTACATATTCGCCGAGTTCTACACCTCCCTCATGGCCGGAACGACGCTAGAGAGAATCGAAAGGCTAATTGGGAAGCCCATACGGGTTCTGAGCAGGGAGGAAGTGGAGCTTCACTTTGAGGATATAGTTTTACCCAAGGCAAAAGAGGGAGACGTGGCTTTTCTGACGGCAGGCGACCCCATGGTCGCTACGACCCACGCGGAACTGAGGATAAGGGCGAAGCAAATGGGTGTCGAGAGCTACGTAATCCACGCCCCAAGCATCTATTCGGCCGTTGCCATAACCGGCCTTCAGATATACAAGTTCGGGAAGAGCGCCACCGTGGCGTATCCTGAGAAGAACTGGTTCCCCACGAGCCACTACGACGTGATAAAGGAGAACAAAGAAAGGGGACTCCACACGCTCCTGTTCCTTGACATAAAGGCTGAGCAGAACCGCTACATGAGGGCCAACGAGGCCATGGAGATCCTCCTCAGGGTGGAGGAAATGAAGAAAGGCGGCGTATTCACACCGGACACCCTAGTAGTTATTCTGGCAAGGGCAGGCTCCCTAAACCCAACGCTCAGAGCCGGATATGTGAAGGATTTAATCGGTGAGGACTTCGGTTCGCCCCCACACGTTCTTATAGTACCCGGCCGTCTCCACATAGTTGAGGCGGAATACCTCGTGGCCTTTGCAGGTGCCCCAGAAGAAATATTGGAGAAGAGGCTATAG
- the malP gene encoding maltodextrin phosphorylase produces MVTVDNSIKKLIEEKLPENLRSLAELAYNYWWSWDHKAMKLWQKMDEEHWREYKNPVKLLLEIPESKLKELSRDDSFLDLYELVMERFQGYIKEKTTWFSTNYPKWDKPIVYLCMEYGISKSLPIYSGGLGILAGDHLKTASDLGLPFTAIGLLYKHGYFRQEIDKDGRQIEVFPEYNLSELPLRQVLTENGRPLLIEVPIENRTVYARVFLVEVGRAKLYLLDTDVPENNEEDRRICDYLYNAEPDKRIKQEILLGIGGMRLLRALKIEPGVVHLNEGHPAFANFERIRWFMEKGLSFEEALEVVRGTSIFTTHTPVPAGHDVFPVDFVREKLAKFFEGLPAEKFLDLGSARENDSVFNMTVLSIKTSNFVNGVSKLHARVSRKMWAELWEGVPVDEIPIEAITNGVHTATWVNENIARLYDTYMGKVWREHVNLEGTWYAVERIPDEELWEAHLKAKKELIDLIRRKIMRRNERLGLDEPLPTIDENALIIGFARRFATYKRAILLFTDLERLKKILNNPERPVYIIFGGKAHPRDEAGKEFLRRVYEVSRMPEFRGKIILIENYDMGSARIMVAGVDVWLNTPRRPLEASGTSGMKAGLNGVINLSIFDGWWVEGYNGRNGWVIGDTTTEPETEEDDYRDAMSLYDLLENVIIPLYYENREAWIRMMKESIKSIAPRFSTYRMVKEYMTTFYSKAMEMGIYLMRDNFRWAKILAQWRKKVVETWKDVKIEDVRVEEKKAIEVIVRLGSLTPDDVKVELYYGLTDEEQRITVPNIVELRNVEALGDARYKYRYKGRALAKLGEPCWHYAIRVYPHHSMIPQRFILGGFVKWRPL; encoded by the coding sequence ATGGTCACGGTGGACAACAGTATTAAGAAGCTAATTGAGGAGAAGCTACCCGAGAACCTGAGGAGCCTTGCGGAACTAGCCTACAACTACTGGTGGAGCTGGGATCACAAGGCCATGAAGCTCTGGCAGAAGATGGATGAGGAGCACTGGAGGGAGTATAAAAATCCCGTCAAGCTCCTCCTTGAAATACCGGAATCCAAGCTAAAGGAACTCTCCCGCGACGACTCCTTCCTCGACCTCTACGAGCTCGTTATGGAGAGATTCCAAGGCTATATTAAGGAGAAGACGACCTGGTTCTCAACGAACTATCCCAAGTGGGATAAGCCGATAGTATACCTCTGTATGGAGTATGGCATAAGCAAGAGCCTGCCCATTTATTCGGGTGGCCTGGGAATACTGGCGGGGGACCACCTTAAGACCGCGAGCGACCTTGGCCTTCCCTTCACTGCCATAGGGCTCCTCTACAAGCACGGCTACTTCCGCCAGGAGATAGATAAGGACGGCCGACAGATAGAGGTCTTCCCGGAGTACAATCTAAGTGAGTTACCCCTCAGGCAGGTTCTCACCGAGAATGGCAGGCCACTTCTCATCGAAGTTCCCATAGAGAACAGAACCGTCTATGCAAGGGTCTTCCTCGTCGAGGTTGGCAGGGCGAAGCTCTATCTTCTCGACACCGACGTGCCGGAGAACAACGAGGAGGACAGGAGGATATGCGACTACCTCTACAACGCTGAACCCGACAAGAGGATAAAGCAGGAGATACTCCTTGGAATCGGCGGCATGCGCCTCCTAAGGGCCCTTAAGATAGAGCCGGGCGTCGTGCACCTGAACGAGGGTCATCCGGCCTTCGCAAACTTCGAGAGGATAAGGTGGTTCATGGAGAAGGGCCTGAGCTTCGAGGAGGCCCTTGAAGTTGTCAGGGGGACAAGCATATTCACAACCCACACGCCCGTCCCTGCTGGTCACGACGTCTTTCCCGTGGACTTCGTCAGGGAGAAGCTCGCCAAGTTCTTTGAGGGCCTGCCTGCTGAGAAGTTCCTCGACCTCGGGAGTGCCCGGGAGAATGATTCGGTATTCAACATGACCGTTCTGTCAATAAAAACCTCTAACTTCGTCAATGGAGTAAGCAAGCTCCACGCTCGCGTGTCGAGGAAGATGTGGGCGGAGCTCTGGGAGGGCGTTCCGGTAGATGAGATCCCAATAGAGGCCATAACCAACGGTGTCCACACGGCTACCTGGGTTAATGAGAACATCGCCAGGCTTTATGACACCTACATGGGCAAAGTGTGGAGGGAGCACGTAAACCTCGAAGGAACATGGTACGCGGTGGAGAGAATACCAGATGAAGAGCTCTGGGAGGCACACCTTAAGGCCAAGAAGGAACTCATCGACCTTATAAGAAGGAAGATCATGAGGAGAAACGAGCGCCTTGGGCTTGATGAACCCCTGCCCACCATAGATGAGAATGCCCTAATTATCGGGTTTGCTAGGCGCTTCGCGACCTACAAGAGGGCCATCCTCCTATTCACCGATCTTGAGAGGCTTAAGAAGATCCTGAACAACCCGGAGAGGCCTGTTTACATAATCTTCGGCGGTAAGGCCCACCCAAGAGACGAAGCCGGAAAGGAGTTCCTCCGTAGAGTCTACGAGGTCTCGAGGATGCCCGAGTTCAGGGGCAAGATAATCCTTATTGAGAACTACGACATGGGAAGCGCCCGTATTATGGTTGCAGGCGTTGACGTGTGGCTCAACACCCCTCGCAGGCCCCTTGAAGCCAGCGGAACGAGCGGGATGAAGGCGGGCCTTAATGGCGTGATAAACCTCAGCATCTTCGACGGTTGGTGGGTGGAAGGGTATAATGGAAGGAACGGATGGGTAATCGGAGACACTACGACGGAGCCAGAGACCGAGGAGGACGATTATCGGGACGCGATGAGCCTCTACGACCTCCTCGAAAACGTCATAATCCCCCTCTACTACGAGAACAGAGAGGCCTGGATAAGGATGATGAAGGAGAGCATCAAAAGCATAGCGCCGAGGTTCAGCACATATAGGATGGTGAAGGAGTATATGACGACGTTCTACTCAAAGGCTATGGAAATGGGCATATACCTCATGAGAGACAACTTCAGGTGGGCAAAGATACTCGCCCAGTGGAGAAAGAAGGTTGTGGAAACCTGGAAGGACGTGAAGATAGAGGACGTCAGGGTGGAAGAAAAGAAGGCCATCGAGGTCATTGTTAGGCTGGGTAGTCTAACCCCAGACGACGTTAAGGTCGAGCTCTACTACGGACTAACCGACGAGGAACAGAGGATAACCGTTCCTAACATCGTGGAACTCAGAAACGTCGAGGCTCTGGGAGACGCCCGCTATAAATACAGGTATAAGGGCAGGGCGCTGGCGAAGCTCGGTGAGCCCTGCTGGCACTACGCCATTAGAGTTTACCCACACCATTCCATGATACCCCAGCGCTTTATTCTCGGTGGCTTCGTGAAGTGGAGGCCTCTATAG
- a CDS encoding [protein ADP-ribosylglutamate] hydrolase translates to MIEIVRGDITKFPAEAIVNAANRYLEHGGGVAYAIAKAAAGDVREYIRISKAAIREQLGKDWIDHGEVVVTPAMNLERHGVKYVIHTVGPYCGGRWDAEKREKLRKAVLGALRKAEELGVRTVAFPAISAGIFGCPLEEVVRTFKKVMEEFMKEAKNVEKVYLVLYSEEDYRRALEVL, encoded by the coding sequence ATGATTGAGATCGTTAGGGGAGACATAACGAAGTTCCCGGCAGAGGCCATAGTTAACGCCGCCAACCGCTACCTTGAGCACGGGGGCGGCGTCGCCTATGCCATAGCCAAGGCGGCCGCCGGAGACGTTCGGGAATATATAAGAATTAGTAAGGCGGCCATAAGGGAGCAACTTGGCAAAGACTGGATAGACCACGGCGAGGTTGTTGTCACGCCGGCCATGAACCTTGAGAGGCACGGCGTCAAGTATGTTATCCACACGGTCGGTCCCTACTGCGGCGGTCGGTGGGATGCCGAGAAGAGAGAGAAGCTAAGGAAGGCCGTGCTTGGTGCCCTAAGGAAGGCTGAAGAGTTAGGGGTTAGAACGGTTGCATTCCCGGCCATAAGCGCCGGTATATTCGGATGTCCCCTCGAGGAGGTCGTTAGGACGTTCAAGAAAGTTATGGAAGAATTCATGAAGGAAGCGAAAAACGTGGAGAAGGTTTACCTTGTATTGTATTCAGAAGAAGACTACAGGAGAGCCCTCGAGGTTCTCTGA